The following are from one region of the Magallana gigas chromosome 6, xbMagGiga1.1, whole genome shotgun sequence genome:
- the LOC105343882 gene encoding E3 ubiquitin-protein ligase Trim36-like has product MDLRSSAQEAVYCNLCETALVQIYCDTCLTNLCTACVGEHTMMGEPTGHQFVRFQSRRPGQHPNKCLISTHSGKRCDLFCKQCQTQVCSSCIASGSHSDHKIMEIQQIIEFRKKKAANDKRLINSLILPSYVTMAQQLYNELDHIERKHEEVVREIVKHGELKHLDINKTVNILKAEADDFRNIQVRTLQQEITAIDGKISSIGEVIDNAKNVLDSQSLIVVSSYESRCQEFKMLPQTVNVKVPQFKPRMISETEQEAMFGSQSVEDVQTEVVYTEMPAALYSSPLKELMEEPEIIRSIQSCHSACLYSVVCRGNDMVFTTGNDCTIESIRLTEKGGSKMQRARTESGNKPWDITLDKDGHLVYTDGDKQTINLKKNDKTQTLLTLDNGNPLMCVIPYIYIPHIFCM; this is encoded by the coding sequence ATGGACCTCCGCAGCAGTGCCCAGGAAGCAGTGTACTGTAACCTGTGTGAGACGGCCTTGGTACAGATATACTGTGACACGTGCCTCACCAACCTGTGTACAGCCTGTGTAGGGGAACACACGATGATGGGTGAACCCACGGGCCATCAATTTGTGCGGTTTCAGTCTAGAAGACCTGGCCAGCATCCTAATAAATGCCTGATTAGTACTCACTCTGGAAAACGCTGCGATCTGTTTTGTAAACAGTGCCAGACCCAAGTCTGTTCTAGCTGCATTGCCTCAGGAAGCCATTCCGATCACAAAATAATGGAAATACAGCAAATTATTGAATTTAGAAAGAAAAAGGCTGCAAATGATAAAAGGCTTATTAACAGTCTAATTCTGCCATCATATGTAACGATGGCCCAACAGTTATATAATGAACTTGATCATATAGAAAGAAAACATGAGGAAGTTGTCAGGgaaattgtaaaacatggtgaattaaaacatttagacATTAATAAAACTGTCAATATACTGAAAGCAGAAGCTGATGATTTTAGAAACATCCAGGTTCGAACTTTACAACAGGAAATCACTGCAATTGATGGCAAAATTTCTAGCATTGGGGAGGTGATTGACAACGCTAAAAATGTTCTCGATTCTCAGAGCCTCATAGTTGTCTCTTCCTACGAGTCAAGATGTCAAGAGTTTAAAATGCTACCACAAACAGTCAATGTTAAGGTGCCTCAGTTTAAGCCTAGGATGATATCTGAGACAGAACAAGAAGCCATGTTTGGGAGTCAGTCTGTGGAGGATGTCCAGACTGAAGTCGTGTACACAGAGATGCCAGCTGCTTTGTACTCCAGTCCCCTCAAAGAGTTGATGGAGGAACCGGAGATAATCAGATCGATTCAATCCTGCCACTCAGCGTGCCTGTATAGTGTGGTCTGTCGAGGAAATGACATGGTCTTCACAACAGGCAATGACTGTACCATAGAGAGCATAAGGCTAACAGAAAAGGGGGGTTCAAAAATGCAACGCGCCAGAACTGAGTCCGGGAATAAGCCTTGGGACATTACGCTTGATAAAGACGGCCACCTTGTATATACAGACGGggacaaacaaacaataaacctgaagaaaaatgataaaacacaaACCCTGCTCACTCTCGATAATGGAAACCCCTTAATGTGTGTAATAccctatatttacattccccatatattttgcatgtaa